One genomic segment of Scophthalmus maximus strain ysfricsl-2021 chromosome 3, ASM2237912v1, whole genome shotgun sequence includes these proteins:
- the si:ch211-220i18.4 gene encoding SRSF protein kinase 3: protein MQRSPCSADAAAQQRRSEAGSSNSFKAFGCPEQLDAKESRDCEDPREYCYGGYHPVQIGDTFNRRYQVVSKLGWGYFATVWLCLDLRVCRHVAVKVLKSGAGFTQAGQDELALLRCASGPTSRHPFRQRVVQLLDDFKLAGVNGVHICLVLELLGPDLRSWQLCFGSPGLSRQWAKQILGQVLQGLDYLHATCKIIHTDIKPENILLCLEEQPHKAPVGGSRSPSLLPGKASSSKSTERERANPDSLKEITVKIADLGSSCWVYKHFCEEIQTRQYRSLEVLLGSEYGPPADIWSVACMAFELVTGDSLFEPKARESISLEEDHIAQIMELLGKIPPSVALSGKYSAEYFGQRGDLRRVGPLGLWSLYDVLVEKYHFQLEEASGFSGFLLRMLDYHPERRATAATCLGHPWLTAQ, encoded by the exons ATGCAGAGGAGTCCCTGCTCGGCCGACGCAGCTGCTCAGCAGCGGAG gagtgaAGCCGGGTCGTCCAATAGTTTCAAAGCCTTTGGATGCCCCGAGCAGCTGGATGCCAAGGAGAGCCGGGACTGTGAGGACCCCAGAGAATACTGTTATG GTGGATACCACCCCGTCCAGATCGGCGACACCTTCAACAGGAGGTATCAGGTGGTGTCCAAGCTCGGCTGGGGCTATTTCGCCACCGTCTGGCTGTGTCTGGACCTCAG AGTATGTCGGCACGTCGCAGTGAAGGTGCTGAAGAGCGGTGCAGGCTTCACCCAGGCGGGACAGGATGAACTGGCTCTCCTACGATGT GCCAGCGGTCCTACGAGCCGTCATCCTTTCCGGCAAAGGGTcgttcagctgctcgatgactTCAAGCTGGCCGGGGTCAACGGGGTCC ACATTTGCCtggtgctggagctgctggggcCCGACCTGAGAAGCTGGCAGCTCTGTTTCGGGAGCCCAGGGCTGTCACGGCAGTGGGCCAAACAAATTCTTGGTCAG GTTCTGCAAGGCCTGGACTACCTTCACGCCACGTGTAAAATCATCCACACGGACATCAAGCCAGAGAACATCCTGCTGTGCCTGGAGGAGCAGCCTCACAAAGCGCCAGTGGGGGGCAGCCGCTCCCCGTCTCTGCTGCCCGGGAAGGCGTCGTCGTCCAAGTCCACAG AGAGGGAGCGGGCGAACCCTGACAGTTTGAAGGAAATCACAGTGAAAATTGCTGACCTGGGCAGCTCCTGCTGGGTG tacaaacatttctgtgaagAGATTCAGACCCGACAGTATCGCTCACTAGAGGTTTTACTGGGATCTGAGTATGGCCCGCCTGCTGACATCTGGAGTGTGGCCTGCATG GCCTTTGAATTGGTCACTGGAGACTCGCTGTTCGAGCCCAAAGCCCGGGAGTCCATTTCCCTGGAGGAAG ACCACATAGCCCAGATCATGGAGCTGCTCGGTAAAATCCCACCGTCTGTTGCCTTGTCGGGTAAATACTCGGCAGAGTACTTTGGTCAAAGAG GTGACCTGCGCCGCGTCGGTCCACTCGGGCTCTGGAGCCTTTATGACGTTCTCGTGGAAAAATACCACTTCCAGTTAGAGGAGGcctctgggttctccggcttccttcTCCGCATGTTGGATTATCATCCGGAGAGGAGGGCCACCGCAGCGACGTGCCTCGGCCACCCCTGGCTGACCGCACAATAG